A window of Rhizobium acidisoli contains these coding sequences:
- a CDS encoding class I SAM-dependent methyltransferase, translating to MSIELDATTYVHAKPATAHSYILPAVVDVLENSFQEANETSVFDLGCGAGGAAAVLAGKGYDVIGVDPSEDGIAKARTAHPDLPLEIGSGYEDLSSRYGTFDAVISLEVVEHVYDPKAFSATMYDLVRPGGIAVMSTPFHGYWKNLALAVSGKMDDHFMPLKDHGHIKFWSPETLGTLLHETGFEDIDFEYVGRIPLLAKSMIAIAQKPH from the coding sequence ATGTCTATCGAACTAGACGCGACGACCTATGTGCATGCTAAACCGGCGACGGCCCATTCCTATATTTTGCCGGCCGTAGTCGATGTTCTTGAGAACAGTTTTCAGGAGGCAAACGAGACCTCGGTCTTCGACCTCGGTTGCGGTGCCGGCGGTGCCGCAGCCGTGCTTGCGGGAAAGGGCTATGATGTCATCGGTGTCGATCCCTCCGAGGACGGCATCGCAAAAGCGAGAACGGCTCACCCGGATCTCCCGCTGGAAATCGGCTCCGGTTACGAAGATCTTTCCAGCCGGTACGGAACCTTCGATGCCGTGATCAGCCTCGAGGTGGTGGAGCACGTTTACGATCCCAAGGCGTTCTCGGCAACCATGTACGATCTGGTGAGGCCCGGCGGCATCGCGGTCATGTCGACGCCTTTTCACGGTTACTGGAAAAATCTGGCCTTGGCCGTGAGCGGAAAGATGGACGACCATTTCATGCCCCTCAAGGACCATGGCCATATCAAATTCTGGTCGCCGGAAACGCTGGGCACGCTGCTGCATGAAACAGGTTTCGAAGACATCGACTTCGAATATGTCGGGAGGATTCCGCTCCTGGCCAAATCGATGATCGCGATCGCACAGAAACCGCACTGA
- a CDS encoding DUF982 domain-containing protein, whose product MSEIRFPSPIRVFSPESSLIVSTVWEAVEYLKRWPSKRGRHYRVARQHCLDALDGLRSPRAAQASFITAAKTAGLLL is encoded by the coding sequence TTGAGTGAAATACGCTTCCCCTCCCCCATCCGGGTGTTTTCTCCAGAGAGCAGCCTGATCGTTTCCACTGTCTGGGAAGCCGTCGAATATCTCAAACGATGGCCGAGCAAGCGTGGGCGTCACTATCGCGTCGCGCGCCAGCATTGCCTGGATGCGCTCGACGGGCTGCGCAGCCCGCGCGCCGCACAGGCTTCCTTCATCACGGCGGCGAAGACGGCGGGATTGCTGCTGTGA
- a CDS encoding extracellular solute-binding protein, protein MNRTVKSISILPAYRLKAAVALAGAALVSFSLSAARADDLAVWDDQTFEGQSAVIEQLNKDFEAAHPGVTIKRTARTFDDMKLTLKLAVSAGDGPVITKVNQGAGDMGAMVKEGLLLPVDEYIKKYGWDKRQSDSVLARDRWEGAKFGVGKTYGISGLGEIVGLYYNKKILDDAGVALPKTFEELLADLDKLKEKGVAPFMMGSAKQHLALHMIGAIDQAHIDAANRAELDDLIYGKGGSWNTKGNIESAKLVQKWAQGGYFYPGFEGISGDDAVQLFISGQGAFLISGTWYFGDMQNNPDIGFMAIPAPKGVAKPMSVGGVDLAWAITSLAKDKAKQDLAGEYIDYMVSEKAAESWAAAGYLPATSLPADAKPKLTPLLTSGIEMWKTLNANDALGHYPDWSSPTMLKTIDDNTPLLLSGKITPEAFVDAMDKDYQAYLKDQK, encoded by the coding sequence ATGAACAGAACCGTGAAATCGATCAGCATACTGCCGGCATACCGATTGAAAGCAGCTGTCGCGCTCGCCGGCGCGGCGCTTGTGAGTTTCAGCCTTTCCGCCGCCCGGGCCGACGATCTGGCCGTGTGGGATGACCAGACCTTCGAAGGCCAGAGCGCGGTCATCGAGCAACTGAATAAGGATTTCGAAGCCGCGCATCCCGGTGTCACGATCAAACGCACCGCGCGCACCTTCGATGACATGAAGCTGACGCTGAAGCTTGCAGTCTCGGCAGGTGATGGCCCCGTCATCACCAAGGTCAACCAGGGCGCCGGCGACATGGGCGCGATGGTCAAGGAAGGCTTGCTCCTGCCGGTTGACGAATACATCAAAAAATATGGCTGGGATAAGCGGCAGTCGGATTCCGTGCTGGCCAGAGACCGCTGGGAGGGCGCGAAATTCGGCGTCGGCAAGACCTACGGCATATCAGGTCTCGGCGAGATCGTCGGCCTCTACTACAATAAGAAGATCCTCGACGACGCCGGCGTGGCGCTGCCGAAGACCTTCGAGGAACTTTTGGCCGATCTCGACAAGCTGAAGGAAAAAGGCGTTGCGCCCTTCATGATGGGCTCCGCCAAGCAGCACCTTGCCCTGCATATGATCGGCGCTATCGATCAAGCGCATATCGACGCGGCCAATCGCGCCGAGCTTGACGACCTGATTTACGGCAAGGGCGGTTCCTGGAACACCAAAGGCAACATCGAATCGGCCAAACTCGTGCAGAAATGGGCACAGGGCGGCTATTTCTACCCCGGCTTCGAGGGCATCTCGGGTGATGACGCCGTCCAGCTGTTCATATCAGGGCAGGGCGCATTCCTGATCTCCGGAACCTGGTACTTCGGCGACATGCAAAACAACCCGGATATCGGCTTCATGGCCATTCCGGCTCCGAAGGGCGTCGCCAAACCCATGAGCGTCGGCGGCGTCGATCTTGCCTGGGCGATAACCAGCCTTGCCAAAGACAAGGCGAAGCAGGACCTGGCCGGCGAGTACATCGACTATATGGTGTCCGAAAAGGCAGCTGAAAGCTGGGCCGCTGCAGGCTATCTTCCTGCAACATCGCTCCCGGCGGATGCCAAGCCCAAGCTCACGCCGCTCCTGACCTCCGGCATCGAGATGTGGAAGACACTCAACGCCAACGATGCGCTCGGCCATTACCCCGATTGGTCGAGCCCGACGATGCTGAAGACAATCGACGACAACACGCCGCTTCTCCTGTCCGGCAAGATCACGCCCGAAGCCTTTGTCGATGCCATGGACAAGGATTATCAGGCCTATTTGAAGGATCAGAAATAA
- a CDS encoding helix-turn-helix domain-containing protein, with the protein MITATQIRGARAMIGMSIEELAAASGLPVETVTALENGEFAGEPHALFDVRSTLEAHGIIFLSSGNQDEGGPGIRLRARTVSDDGIRPENLNAANDD; encoded by the coding sequence ATGATAACAGCGACACAGATACGCGGCGCGCGCGCCATGATCGGGATGAGTATCGAAGAGCTCGCCGCCGCAAGCGGCCTGCCTGTGGAGACCGTGACGGCGCTGGAAAACGGTGAATTTGCGGGCGAGCCGCACGCGCTGTTCGATGTGCGCAGTACGCTGGAGGCGCACGGCATCATCTTCCTGTCGAGCGGCAATCAGGATGAAGGCGGCCCCGGCATCCGGCTGCGTGCGCGCACCGTGAGCGACGACGGTATCCGGCCGGAAAACCTCAACGCCGCCAACGACGATTAG
- a CDS encoding GNAT family N-acetyltransferase, producing the protein MDSNCFIRPAIEADIDALFDICLKTANGGEDASALYSDPHLPGYIWSVPYLKFARDFAFVLVQGKRPVGYVVGTPDTRGFDQDLKADWWPFVRREIAELTPSRPRDADVLERIQNPRSGTTWLQDDYPAHLHINILPGLQAGGWGRRMISTELEALRNHGVGAVHLGVDPNNERARGFYRHLGFSELERDDSVAFAMRIGKGSE; encoded by the coding sequence ATGGACAGCAACTGCTTCATCCGCCCGGCGATTGAAGCCGATATCGACGCTCTTTTCGACATCTGCCTGAAAACCGCCAATGGCGGCGAAGATGCCAGCGCGCTTTACAGCGACCCGCATCTGCCCGGTTACATCTGGTCGGTACCCTATCTCAAATTTGCCAGAGACTTTGCCTTTGTTCTGGTTCAGGGCAAACGGCCGGTCGGCTATGTCGTCGGGACGCCCGATACCCGCGGGTTCGACCAAGACCTGAAAGCAGACTGGTGGCCGTTCGTCCGCCGAGAGATTGCCGAGCTGACGCCCAGCCGCCCGCGCGATGCCGACGTGCTCGAACGAATTCAAAATCCGCGCAGCGGAACGACGTGGCTTCAAGACGACTACCCGGCGCATCTTCACATCAACATTCTTCCCGGACTTCAGGCCGGCGGCTGGGGGCGCAGGATGATCAGCACCGAGCTTGAAGCGCTCCGCAATCACGGGGTCGGAGCTGTGCATCTCGGTGTCGATCCGAACAATGAACGCGCCAGAGGTTTCTACCGTCATCTTGGCTTTTCCGAACTCGAACGGGATGACTCCGTCGCCTTCGCCATGCGGATCGGTAAGGGATCCGAGTAA
- a CDS encoding cellulose synthase, with protein sequence MKSSLVAVSAAVVVASLVTGLKDRAALQERFGLAGKPAPELMMMGRIKPNEATGNSEFNAQLVADKIEAITSPPPSASDTSDPNAVAQQPVPPQSAASQSATPSAPEPTPQPAASPAPVTPAIVSEPPAPQQAVAPTQPAVDESALRYFASRGDKVRLQAEISRLQALYPNWVPPADPLAVPQNGDKQLEAMWQLYSDGRYAELRKALADRQAADAGWQPPADLLDRLAVAEDRARLINASDLKQYATVVDIAATTPSLLTCSEVDVLWRVAEAFIQTKRQQRGQDAYSYILKNCPNPAERQATIEKASTLLAYQPMQALLALEKPAADGSKEFDAIRDNLARRFMAEGNEDPKLAIAPEYLARVEKLAGTEGLASDALLLGWYQLRRNNDADAEKWFRAARAKEDTAAASQGLALALIARKAPQEAEDVMFRWRADSDDASATYLAATANLMALQPPADLAEDVLHRIAAEVISRKYVPTAQQFGWYARSLNQFQTAARWFETALVWKADDEPSAYGLVVTREQLGDRKGVLDLQRAWAGRSTRIANLEDTSSLMPNGGSLPPEKGTLAPQQPVQPTPPAQRPATAAEPLPAERRTPLQPEPDVAVRPARPAMQTVTVARGSRQTRGCSTTIDAGQLNPANALSRGWCLMDINRPMEAISAFEAALQSPVRKDREDAAYGQSLAYLRAGLSSNAAVAATKAPQNRQRAAELQVAILADRALSAFDAGRYRETLIYLDQRAQLQQERIDLMVLRGYCYLNLKMYGDATRIFEAAAATGSRDAARGLADVRNVTHPDVND encoded by the coding sequence GTGAAGTCTTCTCTCGTGGCGGTTTCAGCGGCAGTGGTGGTGGCAAGCCTTGTCACCGGGCTGAAGGACCGTGCCGCTTTGCAGGAAAGGTTCGGCCTTGCCGGCAAGCCGGCGCCGGAGCTGATGATGATGGGCCGTATCAAGCCGAACGAGGCAACCGGCAATTCCGAATTCAATGCGCAGCTCGTCGCCGACAAGATCGAGGCGATTACGTCCCCGCCGCCATCGGCATCGGATACTTCAGATCCGAATGCCGTCGCGCAGCAGCCTGTACCGCCGCAATCAGCCGCGTCGCAATCTGCGACCCCATCTGCGCCAGAACCTACGCCTCAGCCGGCGGCTTCTCCGGCCCCGGTCACGCCTGCCATCGTGTCCGAGCCCCCGGCGCCGCAGCAGGCCGTGGCTCCAACACAGCCTGCCGTCGATGAAAGCGCGCTTCGTTATTTCGCCAGCCGCGGCGACAAGGTGCGCCTGCAGGCCGAGATCTCCCGCCTTCAGGCGCTCTACCCGAATTGGGTTCCGCCGGCCGATCCGCTCGCCGTGCCGCAAAACGGTGACAAGCAGCTCGAAGCCATGTGGCAGCTTTATTCCGATGGCCGCTACGCCGAGCTGCGCAAGGCGCTCGCCGACCGTCAGGCGGCCGATGCCGGATGGCAGCCGCCGGCCGATCTGCTCGACCGGCTCGCCGTCGCCGAGGACCGCGCCCGCCTCATCAACGCCTCAGACCTCAAACAATATGCGACGGTGGTCGATATCGCCGCCACAACGCCGAGCCTGCTCACCTGCAGCGAAGTCGACGTTCTCTGGCGTGTCGCCGAAGCCTTCATCCAGACGAAGAGGCAGCAGCGCGGCCAGGACGCCTACAGCTATATCCTGAAGAATTGCCCCAATCCGGCCGAGCGGCAGGCGACCATCGAAAAGGCCTCGACACTGCTTGCCTACCAGCCGATGCAGGCGCTGCTGGCGCTGGAGAAACCCGCTGCCGACGGCAGCAAGGAATTCGACGCGATCCGCGACAATCTCGCCCGGCGTTTCATGGCCGAAGGCAACGAGGATCCGAAGCTCGCCATCGCGCCCGAATATCTCGCCCGCGTGGAAAAACTCGCAGGCACCGAGGGGCTTGCCTCGGACGCGCTGCTGCTCGGCTGGTATCAGCTTCGCCGCAACAACGATGCCGACGCGGAGAAGTGGTTCCGCGCCGCCCGCGCCAAGGAGGATACGGCCGCCGCTTCGCAAGGGCTGGCGCTGGCGCTGATCGCCCGCAAGGCGCCTCAGGAAGCCGAGGACGTGATGTTCCGCTGGCGTGCCGACTCAGACGATGCGAGCGCCACCTATCTCGCCGCGACCGCCAATCTGATGGCGCTGCAGCCGCCGGCCGATCTCGCCGAAGACGTGCTGCATCGCATCGCCGCCGAGGTTATCTCCCGGAAATATGTGCCGACGGCGCAGCAATTCGGCTGGTATGCCCGCTCGCTCAACCAGTTCCAGACCGCCGCGCGCTGGTTCGAGACCGCGCTCGTCTGGAAAGCCGATGACGAGCCGTCTGCCTATGGCCTTGTCGTCACCCGTGAGCAACTGGGTGACCGCAAGGGTGTGCTCGACCTTCAGCGCGCCTGGGCCGGCCGTTCGACCCGGATTGCCAATCTCGAAGACACCTCCTCGCTGATGCCGAATGGGGGCAGCCTGCCGCCGGAGAAGGGCACGCTTGCCCCGCAGCAGCCGGTTCAGCCGACGCCGCCGGCGCAACGCCCTGCCACGGCGGCCGAGCCGCTTCCGGCCGAACGCCGCACCCCGCTGCAGCCGGAGCCCGATGTGGCCGTTCGCCCGGCAAGGCCGGCGATGCAGACGGTGACCGTTGCGCGCGGTTCGCGCCAGACCCGCGGCTGCTCGACGACCATCGATGCGGGACAGCTCAACCCGGCCAATGCGCTGTCTCGCGGCTGGTGCCTGATGGATATCAATCGACCGATGGAGGCGATTTCGGCCTTCGAGGCGGCATTGCAGAGCCCGGTCCGCAAGGATCGTGAAGACGCAGCCTACGGCCAGAGCCTTGCCTATCTGCGCGCCGGCCTTTCCAGCAACGCCGCCGTTGCCGCCACCAAGGCGCCGCAGAACCGCCAGCGCGCCGCCGAGCTGCAGGTGGCGATCCTCGCCGACCGCGCGCTTTCGGCCTTCGATGCCGGGCGTTATCGCGAGACCCTGATCTATCTCGATCAGCGCGCCCAGCTGCAGCAGGAACGCATCGACCTGATGGTTCTGCGCGGCTACTGCTACCTCAATCTCAAAATGTATGGCGACGCGACCCGTATCTTCGAAGCCGCTGCCGCGACCGGCAGCCGCGACGCTGCCCGCGGCCTGGCCGACGTTCGCAACGTCACCCATCCCGACGTCAACGATTAG
- a CDS encoding carbohydrate ABC transporter permease produces the protein MKRSALDGSPQTNFIYLLPGLLLYTAFVFGPIVAALGLSLTSWDGLTMPRWVGLGNYADLFSDSRFYIALRNNAELMIFYCVLPLVLGITLAACVWNLKQREQLALRTFLFLPYIMPTAVLGIIWAWLYNPAFGPFNQFLRAIGLGRFALPWLGDFNFVLPAVGIVATWYFFGFCMVIFLTGIQRIDPSLFDAAKVDGASARKTFFWITLPLLLPEIRVVLLLTVIASIKSFDLIFTMTRGGPANATLVPNIYMYQLGFELNRFGAAAAIAIVGALLTFAINYAIHRLVGSRSKGMA, from the coding sequence ATGAAACGCTCCGCACTGGATGGCTCGCCCCAGACCAATTTCATCTATTTATTGCCCGGATTGCTGCTTTATACGGCCTTTGTCTTTGGGCCGATCGTCGCGGCCTTGGGTTTGAGCCTGACCAGCTGGGACGGCCTGACCATGCCGAGATGGGTTGGCCTCGGCAATTACGCCGATCTCTTTTCCGACAGCCGTTTTTACATTGCCTTGCGCAACAATGCCGAGCTGATGATCTTCTACTGCGTCCTGCCGCTGGTGCTCGGCATAACGCTTGCCGCCTGTGTGTGGAATCTGAAGCAACGCGAACAACTCGCCCTCAGGACGTTCCTGTTCCTGCCCTACATCATGCCGACTGCCGTTCTGGGCATCATCTGGGCATGGCTCTACAATCCTGCATTCGGCCCGTTCAATCAGTTTCTGAGAGCGATAGGATTGGGCCGGTTCGCGTTACCTTGGCTCGGAGACTTCAATTTCGTGCTTCCGGCGGTCGGGATCGTTGCGACCTGGTATTTCTTCGGTTTCTGCATGGTGATCTTCCTCACTGGAATTCAGCGCATCGACCCGTCGCTCTTCGACGCCGCCAAGGTCGACGGCGCGTCGGCGCGGAAGACCTTTTTCTGGATAACGCTGCCGCTTCTCCTGCCTGAGATCAGGGTGGTTCTGCTTCTGACGGTTATAGCCTCGATCAAAAGCTTCGACCTGATTTTCACGATGACCCGGGGCGGACCCGCCAACGCGACGCTCGTGCCGAATATCTACATGTATCAGCTCGGCTTCGAGCTCAATCGGTTCGGCGCCGCGGCCGCCATCGCCATTGTCGGCGCCTTGCTGACATTCGCAATCAACTATGCAATTCACCGGCTGGTGGGCTCAAGAAGCAAAGGAATGGCTTGA
- a CDS encoding glycogen debranching protein translates to MIEPSTDGQLSAEQGVLLPVMAPRLQADVHPDGYADLALWGAGSLGRVRFSAIAGPYTYAPNRMVSTHGGIFVAQSLPVMLISGARLQGLYPARRCAWWHEPDGEGASAKVTRAPHRQTAEMGWGVLVVDILGSDLRIAVGASRGEAEKALSLASEAIIAEAAEYVARCDLKPDADPLMRSMVSQGVHAALSSIRRDENGAFAGLAAGQAYSAPARTYYRDGYWTMQPLLTLAPEAVRDEIRLLAKGVQPDGEAPSGVILTGPAQSKAWQRFVEDSKANPKTHKKAVPEYHNRPQDWWSDHFDSPLFFILFIDDYFSATKDLAEVQAHWPTVRAIADRYLSLAGPDSVLPLKPRNDRDWADNVYREGLVSYDLGLFVGAMDAVARLGDSLDPTLAERAGKAAGLARQEIEAKLFVPATGGYLDYGTPGAFVEDHLALDSLTLSRFAAISKQKAVGLLRAFESQLETRNNHEQPYGSWGVMCAYPPFKRPSDLRSKTAFPYRYHNGSDWPYWDGAYAEERLRHGLGGARYALTRWWETCLDNGWIGAVEYFSPPYGRGSLLQGWSAMPAAVVLKYGLDAANAEPIS, encoded by the coding sequence ATGATAGAGCCCTCGACCGATGGACAGCTTTCCGCCGAACAAGGCGTTTTACTGCCGGTCATGGCGCCGCGCCTTCAGGCCGATGTTCATCCGGACGGATATGCCGATCTCGCCCTCTGGGGCGCCGGCAGTCTGGGGCGCGTGAGATTTTCTGCTATCGCTGGCCCTTATACCTATGCGCCGAACCGAATGGTCTCCACACATGGCGGCATATTCGTCGCCCAGTCGCTGCCGGTGATGCTGATCAGCGGCGCACGCCTTCAAGGTCTATATCCGGCGCGTCGTTGCGCCTGGTGGCATGAGCCGGATGGGGAAGGCGCAAGCGCGAAGGTTACTCGGGCTCCCCATCGGCAGACTGCCGAAATGGGCTGGGGTGTGCTCGTTGTGGACATTCTCGGTTCCGATTTGCGGATTGCCGTCGGCGCCTCCAGAGGCGAAGCCGAGAAGGCTCTCAGCCTCGCCAGCGAAGCGATCATTGCCGAAGCCGCCGAATATGTCGCGCGTTGTGATCTCAAGCCCGACGCCGACCCGCTGATGCGCAGCATGGTCAGCCAAGGCGTCCATGCCGCTCTTTCCAGCATCAGGCGCGACGAAAACGGCGCCTTTGCCGGTCTTGCCGCGGGGCAGGCCTATAGCGCTCCAGCGCGGACTTATTACCGCGATGGCTATTGGACGATGCAGCCGCTTTTGACGCTCGCACCGGAGGCGGTGCGCGACGAGATCCGGCTGCTTGCCAAGGGCGTGCAGCCGGATGGAGAAGCCCCGAGCGGGGTGATCTTGACCGGACCTGCGCAATCCAAGGCGTGGCAGCGCTTTGTCGAAGACAGCAAAGCCAATCCCAAAACCCACAAAAAGGCGGTTCCGGAATACCACAACCGTCCGCAAGACTGGTGGAGCGATCACTTCGACAGCCCGCTTTTCTTCATTCTTTTCATCGACGACTATTTCAGCGCAACCAAGGACCTGGCCGAGGTGCAGGCGCACTGGCCGACGGTCAGGGCAATTGCGGATCGCTATCTCAGCCTGGCCGGTCCTGACAGCGTTCTGCCGCTGAAACCGCGCAACGACCGGGACTGGGCCGACAACGTCTATCGCGAGGGCCTGGTCTCCTACGACCTCGGTCTTTTCGTCGGCGCCATGGATGCGGTGGCAAGGCTCGGCGACAGTCTGGATCCGACGCTTGCCGAACGGGCAGGCAAGGCCGCAGGTCTTGCCCGCCAGGAGATCGAGGCCAAACTCTTCGTCCCGGCAACGGGAGGATATCTCGACTATGGAACGCCTGGCGCTTTTGTCGAGGATCATCTGGCTCTCGACAGCCTGACCTTGTCGCGATTCGCAGCCATTTCAAAACAGAAGGCCGTTGGCCTGCTGAGAGCCTTTGAAAGCCAACTAGAAACGCGCAACAATCACGAACAGCCCTATGGCAGCTGGGGCGTGATGTGCGCCTATCCGCCCTTCAAGCGGCCAAGCGATCTGCGATCGAAGACGGCCTTTCCCTATCGCTACCACAATGGCTCGGACTGGCCCTATTGGGATGGCGCCTATGCCGAAGAACGCCTTCGCCACGGACTTGGCGGTGCCCGCTACGCCCTGACGCGCTGGTGGGAAACCTGCCTCGACAACGGCTGGATCGGTGCGGTGGAATATTTCTCCCCGCCTTATGGGCGCGGCTCCCTGCTGCAGGGCTGGAGTGCCATGCCGGCGGCGGTCGTTTTGAAATATGGGCTTGACGCCGCAAATGCGGAGCCAATCTCATGA
- a CDS encoding ROK family transcriptional regulator has protein sequence MAPTLSATQTPIARKISTHAVIRTVLASGSISRADIAKLTGLSKQTISDVVRDLEDDGWLKPVGQTDGRPGRNAITYELNARAGLAVSIDLGGTKIAAAICDLLGNIIAETKVATDPRGGMHLVNQFSDLIVELALAAGTTADKLRLVVLGSPGVLDPATGHINVAPNIPGIDAINLRQVFSDRMGIPVIVENDVNLAAQGERWRGHGVETGNFAFVALGTGVGMGIIANGALLRGARGAAGEIAYLPIGGDVFDPGGFTLGTFESAVGSVAMLRRYTGFGGRNAATVADLFAAFNAGDTSAVAAIEETARLVALAIAAIGATLDPELVITGGSIGARPELVNAIRGFLPRCTPYPPRIEISRFGNRAALMGGMGVAVERMHDDLFGVKLKDA, from the coding sequence ATGGCACCGACACTTTCTGCCACGCAGACGCCCATCGCACGAAAAATCTCAACTCATGCCGTGATCCGGACCGTTTTGGCGAGCGGCTCGATTTCCCGCGCCGATATCGCCAAGCTGACCGGACTGTCGAAACAGACGATTTCCGATGTCGTGCGCGACCTCGAGGATGATGGATGGCTGAAACCTGTCGGTCAGACCGATGGCCGCCCGGGCCGCAATGCGATTACCTATGAACTCAACGCCAGGGCGGGCCTTGCCGTCTCCATCGATCTCGGCGGCACCAAGATCGCCGCGGCGATCTGCGATCTGCTGGGCAACATCATTGCCGAAACCAAAGTGGCCACCGACCCGCGCGGGGGAATGCATCTCGTCAATCAGTTCAGCGATCTTATCGTTGAACTGGCGCTTGCAGCCGGAACGACCGCCGACAAGCTCCGTCTCGTGGTTCTCGGCAGTCCCGGCGTGCTCGATCCCGCCACCGGCCATATCAATGTGGCGCCGAATATCCCCGGCATCGATGCGATCAATCTGCGGCAGGTCTTCTCCGACAGAATGGGCATTCCGGTGATCGTCGAAAATGACGTCAACCTCGCCGCGCAAGGCGAAAGATGGCGGGGACACGGTGTCGAAACCGGCAATTTTGCGTTCGTCGCGCTCGGAACGGGCGTCGGCATGGGCATCATCGCCAATGGCGCACTGCTGCGCGGCGCACGGGGCGCGGCCGGCGAGATCGCCTATCTTCCGATCGGCGGCGATGTTTTCGATCCCGGCGGGTTTACGCTCGGGACCTTCGAGAGCGCGGTCGGCAGTGTCGCGATGTTACGCCGCTACACCGGCTTCGGCGGGCGCAACGCCGCCACCGTCGCCGATCTCTTCGCCGCCTTCAATGCGGGAGATACTAGCGCCGTCGCCGCAATCGAAGAGACGGCAAGGCTGGTGGCGCTCGCCATTGCCGCGATCGGAGCGACTCTCGACCCCGAACTGGTGATCACCGGCGGCAGCATCGGCGCAAGACCGGAATTGGTAAACGCCATCCGGGGTTTCCTGCCGCGCTGCACGCCTTATCCGCCGCGCATCGAGATCAGCCGGTTTGGGAACCGGGCGGCCCTCATGGGAGGCATGGGGGTCGCGGTCGAGCGTATGCACGACGATCTGTTCGGCGTGAAATTGAAAGACGCTTGA
- a CDS encoding HAD family hydrolase, translating into MPALHDILDKSYDAFLFDMDGTLLNSIAVVERVWSEWARRHGFEPEVFLKTIHGIRASDVIRGLGLPGVDPAHEADLLLAEEMEDVSGIVEIPGAIRFLSAIADGKWAIVTSAPIELARRRMAAAGIPMPKVIVSGQEVKSGKPSPEGYLLGASRLDVDPAKCLVFEDAVAGILAGEAAGADVAVITETHATPFETPHFSIANYQAWQPGHTAEGRLTLAAI; encoded by the coding sequence GTGCCCGCTCTCCACGATATCCTCGACAAGTCCTATGACGCCTTCCTTTTCGACATGGACGGAACGCTGCTGAATTCCATCGCCGTCGTCGAACGCGTCTGGAGCGAGTGGGCAAGACGCCACGGCTTCGAACCGGAGGTCTTTCTGAAGACGATCCACGGCATCCGCGCCTCCGACGTCATCCGCGGGCTCGGCCTTCCCGGCGTCGATCCGGCCCATGAGGCGGACCTGCTGCTCGCCGAGGAGATGGAGGATGTCTCCGGCATCGTCGAAATTCCCGGCGCCATTCGCTTCCTCTCCGCCATTGCTGACGGCAAATGGGCGATCGTCACCTCGGCGCCGATCGAGCTTGCCAGGCGCCGCATGGCCGCCGCCGGCATCCCGATGCCGAAGGTCATCGTCAGCGGCCAGGAGGTCAAATCCGGCAAGCCCAGCCCCGAAGGCTATCTGCTCGGCGCCAGCCGCCTTGATGTCGATCCCGCCAAATGCCTGGTCTTCGAAGACGCCGTCGCCGGCATCCTCGCCGGCGAAGCCGCCGGCGCCGATGTCGCCGTCATTACGGAAACCCACGCCACTCCCTTCGAAACCCCGCATTTCTCGATCGCCAACTACCAGGCATGGCAACCCGGCCACACCGCCGAAGGCCGTCTGACGCTCGCGGCGATCTGA